The genomic segment GCGCGATGGCACGGTGGATTTTTATCTAGGGGCTGCGCCGCGGACACCCCCGGCCCCGGGCTTGGCGATGCGCAAAATGTTTGAGAACCGGCGCGCCGTGGTCTGCCGCAAGGGCCATCCACTGGCCAACGTGCGCTCACTGAAGGCCTTGCAAGCGGCGGATTGGGCGATTACGGGCGTGGACTACAACGTGGAAGACGACATCGCCCGTCTGTTCGAGAGCCATGGACTCACTGCACCCCATGTGGTGTTGCAGGCCAGCTCCGCCATGTCCATCATGGTGAGCTTGGCCCACAGCGACTTGCTGGCGATGTTGCCCGTTCAGTGGGAAGAATTCCCGATGACCCGGGATGCACTGCAGGTCATCCGGATCCGCGAGCCCCTACCGGCGCCCGCGATTGTGATGGTCCAGCGCCCGGACTTTCCGCTCACTCCGGCGGCTGAGTACCTGTCGGACGTGTTGAGTCGCTATGGACCCACCTGATAGACATGATCAAAATCGGCCTCTAGCCCCCATTTAATATGCGCAAGCTGCTATCACAATGGTAGCGCCGTGGTGCTTTTGATCTGCTCCATCGAGAAGGCCGATGACACGCCGGAGAGCTCTGCGAGTTGGATCAGGCGCTTGTAAAACCGGTCGTAGCCGGCGATGTCGGCAGCCACCACCTTGAGCAAGTAGTCCACATCGCCGCTCATGCGGTGGAACTCTTGCACCTCGGGCATGCCGGCCACTGCGGCTGCGAATTCGCGCAGCCAGGCTTCGTCGTGCCGGTTGGTGCGCAGGCTTACAAACACGGTGACCGGCAGGCCGGCTTGTTCGCGGTTGACGATGGCCACGCGCTTTTCGATCAGGCCGGACTCTTCCATCGCCTTCACCCGCTTCCAGCACGGGGTGGTGGACAGGCCGATCTTTTCACTCAGCTGCGCCACCGACAGGGTGCCGTCTTTTTGCAGTTCACTCAAGATGGCACGGTCAGTGCGATCCAGTTCTTTATGGGCGTTCATTGCTTCAATGGGGCGGTATTGGAGAATGAATATTCTATGTATCGCTGAATATGGGTAAAAAATAAGATGTTTGTTCGTGGGTGCCTGCCTACCATCGAGGGCTTGTTTTCACCACCTTACGACGACCTCCATGCACGCACCTGCCCACGAGATTTACCTGGATTGCAACGCGACCACACCGGTGTTGCCCGCCGCTCGGGATGCCGGGGTGCGGGCCTTGTCCGGCCAATTCGGGAACCCCAGCAGCAGCCACAGCACCGGTTTGCGCGCCAAGGCCGTGCTCGATCGGGTGCGTGCGCAGGCCGCCCGGGTGCTGGGTACCGGGAATGGGCAGTTGGTGTTCGGGAGCGGGGCTACCGAAGGCATTCAAACCGCCGTGCTGTCGGCCTTGTGTGCCGCGCGCGCACGCCGTGATGCCGGCGAAG from the Rhodoferax potami genome contains:
- a CDS encoding LysR substrate-binding domain-containing protein; the protein is MKLDQLQYFVAIVEHGSLRSAARRLGVPQPALTRSIRALEKELGGSLFTRETTGMTLTDTGRRFHIRASNIVHEARRAQDEIAQHRGDDRGAVVVALSIMPHVGMLPFALKTFRARYPGVKLQIIEGLFPDAEGPLRDGTVDFYLGAAPRTPPAPGLAMRKMFENRRAVVCRKGHPLANVRSLKALQAADWAITGVDYNVEDDIARLFESHGLTAPHVVLQASSAMSIMVSLAHSDLLAMLPVQWEEFPMTRDALQVIRIREPLPAPAIVMVQRPDFPLTPAAEYLSDVLSRYGPT
- a CDS encoding Lrp/AsnC family transcriptional regulator, producing MNAHKELDRTDRAILSELQKDGTLSVAQLSEKIGLSTTPCWKRVKAMEESGLIEKRVAIVNREQAGLPVTVFVSLRTNRHDEAWLREFAAAVAGMPEVQEFHRMSGDVDYLLKVVAADIAGYDRFYKRLIQLAELSGVSSAFSMEQIKSTTALPL